The DNA sequence ACACAGAAAATCTGAATTCTCTAGAAttgatttctttttccattGAATATAAATTGGACATCATTTTAAACAAGActtcataaagaaaaaagaataataaacttcacaaaatataatggATCACTATGTCATTGTGAGGAGTTCTTGATACCGCTAGTTTAGCAATATAAATGCCAGCATTTTCAACAATTAAacaattctttcattttaaacATCTAAAAGATCAAATCATTACATCAAGGGATAGCACAGTCAAACAGATTAAGAAGCCAACAAAAGTAAAGAAACAGAAAAGTAACAGCCTAATCAGGCTAATAAATACTATAAAAGTAAAATCATGTTGCATGCTGTATAGAGAACTTATAATCAATTGATAGTGGGGGACTCTTTCTGATAAGATTATCAGTTAGCAATGATAGAGTACCAAACACCAAACCTTTACTAGTTCTGTTGTAAAACCATTTACTTTTGTTGTATCTTTGATTTGACTTTTGCTGTATTATGTAATCTCTTAGTTCTGAGGTTTAGTGTCGGGTACTCTGTCTTGAGTTCTGAGGTTTGTTCTATCTTGAATTTACATTACATAGGAATTCACATGTTGTAATATTGTATGTTGTATGGAGGATTTAACATGCAACTAGTAAAATCATAGGAGCAATTACTGATTATCTTATCAGAAACAGTCCTCCTGTGGAATGTAATTTCCCTCTTACTGTCTGATAAGATTAActtaagaaatattaaaaagaggTATTAAAAGAATTCTAGATCTTTTAAATAGCTTAGCAGAGTTTCAGTTCGTAAGATTTTTCCATTCTGTTTTATGTTCAGTTGTCATCTTCCTTCAATTGTATATGAAGTTGTAGCTAAGCTTCCCTGCATTCCAATTCAAAGGAAGAGTCTGGCAACAAGACCACCTATATTTTCCTCAAAACACCAAATACTATAAATTGAGTATAAACCTATGCTACAGTGGTGCAAcccaagaaaatgaaaaagaaagctAGGGTAATAGGTGGAGACTAGCTTCTTACAAgatgaacaatacaaaataaacaaatagcAGAAATTAGAGAACCCCTTTTCTTCACTCAGGGTAGCCAATATTGATACCAATTTTGTCATTCTCCCTATTCAGTTATCACACCCATCATATAATCCTTCTCACTCTCTCCTCCCTCTCTCCCCTTGCCACCagttattttctctctctccttcaACCACATCCACATGTTGCACTCCTCCCCACTTCTGCCTCCTGTGAAACTTGTTTATCTCTTCTCCATAATCTCTCAGATCCTTATTCATGGGcataatttcatttttgagCCTCTTAGGCCCAATGATATCCTCCTCCCTAGTATTTTATTCCCTCCTCTTTACAGTAAATCTTTCTCCCCCCCTCCCAAAAGGCTCAAAACAAAGAGCAGTTCCTATGAAATAATTGGATCAAGATAGAATGGATGAaacagaaaatagaaaagagataatttgcaTCCTATGTACTTACAAATTACAACGAGAAGTTATATTTCAACTTAAGAATTTGTCAAATGTTTGAACTTCCAGgtcattgataaaaatatatgtacgaCAGGCCCAGCATGCTAATTTTAAGAGACATCAGGTAACAAACCTTATTAAGATAATTCATTTGCATGATGACACATATAGCAACAACTAACATAAAAAACCATGTCTCTGGGTAGATTAACTGATTTTTCCCTTCAAAAGTTAATTTCAAAGAAGTTCCAAGGGCTTTAACACTCATCACCTGCAAAATTATAGCAATTCAATATAGATCAGCCACCATATTATTGCAGTGTTACTacaaagaaaacatttttcagTAAATCAGTTATTATGACAGAAATAATTATCCATGTAATTGGGGGAAAGGGAAAAAACTTTAGGCCATAGAAGTCTCATATAactacacaaaaaaaatatataaaaattatatggaaGCTGAAACTATATTTATGAAATGAACTTCATTAATAGAAAATAGGAATGAATGGTGAAAACCAAATTACTTTCAACATGAAATCAGGTCCCTTAGTTTGTATATGTTTTAAACTTGATAACTTTGAGTAAGCAAAACTTTGAAGTTTAGATCAATCATCAAAGAGACATTGCAGGAGAGATAACAGTAAATTAATTTACTTACAGAGAGGGAACCCATCAATGAACAAATTCCAGTAAAAACTAGCACATTCGTATGCCCACATCTTGGTGCAAAATGGAAGACCAGAATGAAAACCAACACTATTACTGAGCCCACATATGCCAGAAAAGCTGCAAGCAAGGAGGATATCTTTGTTATCAAGGAACTTCAGTGAattgcatttttaaaaaaatacagtgCATTCTAACCTGGTTGAGTGGCCATATTCCATATTTCCAGAACAGATGTAATAGGTTGTTCCTTAGGAGCATGAATAACAATAATGATACTACCAGCAATGCACATTATACAGCCCAATATCCCAAGATTGTGTAGCTTCTCTTTCAGAATAATGTCAGCCAAAACAGCACTAGAGGATACCATGCAAACATCATTGAAGAAGCAACCATGTTATGTCGCCAATGTTACAAGCTAATGCCACCTTAACTCTCAATCAACAATGAAAATTAAGGGGAATACCTCACAATAATACTTAATGCACCAAGAGGAGTAACTAGGACTGCTGGAGCAAATGCATATGCAACGAAGTTTGCAACCTCTCCTACAATCACTGAACAATAAACCATACAGAAAAGAATTCTGCAAGAAatcagataaagaaaaaatgacCATGATAAACTAAAATTCGCATATTTTAATTAACCTTCAACTGCAGTACAACTTATCTACCATGTGCGTGTGTATAATAAAGAAATCTAGCAAATAAGTAAAGCCTCTGAAACATCAAATCCAGGTTCCACTATACAATGCAGAACGAAATTAATTCTAGCCAACTTACGGGATTCAAAAATTCTATTAAGAATAAAATCCAATTAAATCCATACAATGAATGGATAAAATCAAAAGCAATTATTGAGACAAAACAAAACCCATTAAGGTACAAGAAAATCTAGATTctacacccaaaaaaaaaaaaaaacaaaaatgacaatACTAAAAGCATAGAAGCAAAATTAAACAGTATTTAAAGCTTACTTGTGATCATTCCCACCCACCATAGTGGCTCCAAGAGATAATAATAACCACCAACACctacaaaatgagaaaaaaaaattacaaaaccatGCATAACCAAAAACAAGCTTCCAAATAGAAATTATAATTGAGAAAACTCCCCCACCAGCCCTGACACCAGAAACTGCTGCAGCTCTTCTAAGGCCTTGCTTCTTAATGATAAAACTTGCCCCAATGAACCCACTTGACACCAAAGCTAGTATGAGACCTTTCAGATTCTCCTTGGACAGACCCATCTCGAAAAATCGTAACTTTCTTCTGATTTTGGAtcccttcttctccttctcttcatGGATGAGATGAGACACGAGACAAACACGGTTCCTCAGATCATCATCATTGCCTGTTTCATGATTGTGGCATGTAAAGCAGGAAAAGATAGAGTGTGTACCACCACAACCTTATTATTCTACACCACCTGTGAGGGCCCCACTTGTTATTTTTAACCATTTTTTAATAGTAGTATGCTCAGAATTTTCGCATTTATTGCGGACATATTAATGAATATAAGGTCTGACTTTAAAGGAAACATGCAAGTTCTAATCCAATCGTTTTTTTTCTCCGAGGGAAGCATTCaagtttttaaagttttaacGCAACCTTTAATTGAATTCTCTTTGCCCTGATATGGTCAATTGAAGTCTTTTTACAATGTTACCTAATTGAGGAGTATTATAATACAGTAGAATCCTTGATTTGTGATAA is a window from the Glycine max cultivar Williams 82 chromosome 2, Glycine_max_v4.0, whole genome shotgun sequence genome containing:
- the LOC100807502 gene encoding probable magnesium transporter NIPA3 isoform X2; its protein translation is MVGGNDHKILFCMVYCSVIVGEVANFVAYAFAPAVLVTPLGALSIIVSAVLADIILKEKLHNLGILGCIMCIAGSIIIVIHAPKEQPITSVLEIWNMATQPAFLAYVGSVIVLVFILVFHFAPRCGHTNVLVFTGICSLMGSLSVMSVKALGTSLKLTFEGKNQLIYPETWFFMLVVAICVIMQMNYLNKALDTFNTAIVSPIYYVMFTTLTILASVIMFKDWDGQSGGTIVSEICGFIIVLSGTIMLHATKDFERSSSFRGSDPLSPTLSARLFTGNGDSLLKQDEENGSPESNMRSRRQELY
- the LOC100807502 gene encoding probable magnesium transporter NIPA3 isoform X1; protein product: MGLSKENLKGLILALVSSGFIGASFIIKKQGLRRAAAVSGVRAGVGGYYYLLEPLWWVGMITMIVGEVANFVAYAFAPAVLVTPLGALSIIVSAVLADIILKEKLHNLGILGCIMCIAGSIIIVIHAPKEQPITSVLEIWNMATQPAFLAYVGSVIVLVFILVFHFAPRCGHTNVLVFTGICSLMGSLSVMSVKALGTSLKLTFEGKNQLIYPETWFFMLVVAICVIMQMNYLNKALDTFNTAIVSPIYYVMFTTLTILASVIMFKDWDGQSGGTIVSEICGFIIVLSGTIMLHATKDFERSSSFRGSDPLSPTLSARLFTGNGDSLLKQDEENGSPESNMRSRRQELY